A single Methanocorpusculum vombati DNA region contains:
- a CDS encoding AAA family ATPase, producing MLKVSISGLRHFAGYVVPVQGLLVFYGKNGAGKSSVATAFEMLSAVAGRSLGDWTEVFGNCGALFHFGPECTREIVLCVERGRESYRAVLVRDPKDAERLILAREQLVIQDQKDDTQLEKIEVRTGERESIFGVPVEPEPRDVYRIMQEMSRWWIGHLVPSAMRNPETNDTGRRLYPTGRNLEACLLRFAASMPEAFSAVEAAVSAVEPEFVRFAIVTEDGHNRLMWESKSRAMLIPYQYFSEGTLRLLAYAVLFSSPELPEAVVIDDIETALDDSHIAALMQIVQEAGKRTNIILTTRSAKVAECAGDALQEI from the coding sequence ATGCTCAAAGTTTCTATTTCCGGGCTGCGGCATTTTGCCGGGTATGTGGTGCCGGTGCAAGGTCTTCTGGTCTTTTACGGGAAGAATGGTGCGGGAAAATCCTCGGTTGCCACGGCGTTTGAGATGTTGTCGGCAGTTGCAGGGCGTTCCCTTGGCGACTGGACCGAGGTGTTCGGGAACTGCGGGGCACTGTTTCATTTCGGACCGGAGTGTACCCGGGAAATTGTTCTTTGTGTGGAGCGGGGCCGCGAATCGTATCGTGCGGTTCTTGTGCGGGATCCCAAGGATGCGGAGCGGCTGATCCTCGCCCGCGAGCAGCTGGTAATTCAGGATCAAAAGGATGATACGCAGCTGGAAAAGATCGAGGTCCGGACCGGCGAGCGGGAGAGCATCTTCGGGGTCCCCGTGGAGCCTGAACCGCGCGATGTGTACCGGATCATGCAGGAGATGAGCCGCTGGTGGATCGGTCATCTTGTCCCGTCCGCGATGCGAAACCCGGAGACAAACGATACAGGCAGACGGCTGTATCCGACCGGCAGAAATCTGGAGGCATGTCTTCTCCGGTTTGCAGCGAGTATGCCTGAGGCGTTTTCTGCCGTGGAAGCTGCTGTTTCAGCGGTTGAACCGGAGTTTGTCCGGTTTGCGATTGTGACCGAGGATGGCCACAACCGGCTGATGTGGGAGTCAAAGAGCCGGGCAATGCTTATTCCCTACCAGTATTTTTCTGAAGGAACACTGCGGCTGCTTGCCTATGCGGTGCTCTTTTCTTCACCGGAACTGCCGGAAGCAGTTGTTATCGACGATATTGAAACAGCACTTGATGACAGCCACATTGCGGCACTGATGCAGATTGTACAGGAGGCAGGGAAACGGACAAATATTATTCTGACTACCCGTTCGGCAAAGGTTGCAGAGTGTGCCGGGGATGCACTCCAGGAGATATAA
- a CDS encoding DUF4013 domain-containing protein, producing MSIGITENIGKSFDFAKTRLVGNWVDWIILIILCIIPIIGWILLMGFAVRVYRGGEAKLGEWVKMLIDGILMWIIGIVYGIVPMIVLFIFGGAALMNPMAMMDPNAAAAAVTGVSIIGLIITLIVSIIFGIMATMAIVRFAKEEKLGAAFQFGEIFKIVGKIGWIHYILSWIVLMIVLGVIMGILLIIPIIGWILLLILAPLFLIWEARFFGQLYESA from the coding sequence ATGTCTATTGGTATTACCGAAAATATCGGCAAGTCGTTTGACTTTGCCAAAACGCGTCTGGTCGGCAACTGGGTTGACTGGATTATTCTTATCATTCTGTGTATCATTCCGATCATCGGATGGATACTTCTGATGGGTTTCGCCGTTCGCGTGTACCGCGGCGGCGAGGCGAAACTCGGTGAATGGGTTAAGATGCTGATCGATGGTATCCTGATGTGGATCATTGGTATTGTGTATGGCATTGTGCCGATGATTGTCCTGTTCATCTTCGGCGGTGCCGCACTGATGAATCCGATGGCCATGATGGACCCCAATGCAGCAGCAGCAGCCGTGACGGGAGTCAGTATCATTGGTCTGATCATTACCCTGATTGTTTCCATCATCTTTGGTATTATGGCCACAATGGCTATTGTCCGGTTTGCAAAGGAAGAGAAACTTGGTGCAGCATTCCAGTTCGGCGAAATCTTTAAGATCGTCGGTAAGATCGGTTGGATTCACTATATCCTGTCCTGGATTGTGCTGATGATCGTTCTTGGTGTTATCATGGGTATTCTCTTGATCATTCCGATTATCGGCTGGATTCTGCTTCTGATCCTTGCTCCGCTGTTCTTAATCTGGGAAGCACGGTTCTTTGGCCAGCTCTACGAGTCTGCATAA
- a CDS encoding DUF4013 domain-containing protein → MVIGIVENLRGSYDYANKALHSFSDWIILITISLLMLAGIALMVFGLMGFVVTSIETIVPGASAAIPESIPFAGLAGAFSLAALLVGAVLTLIFSILWTGFILRVYRGGELKLGAWGSMFLDGLLATIISLVYFIPYIVISVLLMFGPMDNAAFVLAAMVIRLVVLLITSMVLIMALIRFAKEQRVGAAFQIKELLNVIATIGWLRYLGNIIVIGLVLLVIYAILLVILVVGWVLLIVVAPLLAIWEAKFYANLYESAVAASTPAAVEE, encoded by the coding sequence ATGGTTATTGGTATTGTAGAGAACCTGCGCGGTTCGTATGACTATGCAAATAAGGCACTGCACTCCTTCAGCGACTGGATTATTCTGATCACGATCAGCCTGCTGATGCTGGCAGGTATTGCCCTGATGGTCTTTGGCTTGATGGGGTTTGTGGTAACATCCATTGAGACGATTGTTCCGGGAGCATCGGCTGCAATCCCAGAGAGCATTCCGTTTGCCGGACTGGCAGGGGCATTCTCGCTGGCTGCTCTCCTGGTCGGTGCGGTTCTTACCCTCATCTTCAGTATTCTGTGGACAGGTTTTATCCTGCGTGTGTACCGCGGCGGCGAGCTGAAACTTGGTGCCTGGGGCAGTATGTTCCTTGATGGTCTGCTGGCAACGATCATCTCGCTTGTGTACTTTATTCCGTATATTGTGATCTCTGTTCTGCTGATGTTCGGCCCTATGGATAATGCGGCGTTTGTTCTTGCAGCAATGGTCATCCGGTTAGTTGTCCTGCTGATCACTTCCATGGTGCTGATCATGGCACTTATCCGGTTTGCCAAGGAGCAGCGGGTTGGTGCTGCGTTCCAGATAAAGGAGCTGCTCAACGTTATTGCAACGATCGGCTGGCTGCGGTATCTGGGCAATATTATTGTTATCGGACTTGTCCTTCTGGTTATCTATGCCATTCTGCTGGTGATTCTGGTGGTCGGATGGGTTCTGTTAATCGTTGTTGCGCCGCTTCTGGCCATCTGGGAGGCAAAGTTCTATGCCAATCTGTATGAGTCGGCGGTTGCTGCATCCACACCTGCGGCTGTAGAGGAGTAA
- the purH gene encoding bifunctional phosphoribosylaminoimidazolecarboxamide formyltransferase/IMP cyclohydrolase: protein MTLALLSVWDKTGIIDLAKALAAKNIGILSSGGTAKTLRDAGIPVKDVSEYTGFPEMMDGRVKTLHPKVHGGLLGRRGTDDAVMQEHGIEGIDILCVNLYPFEEMSKKNLPLDELIEFVDIGGPAMIRAASKNFKDVAVVVDPDDYPMVIDAVNGGGFTYEQKLSLAAKAFTRTAAYDAAISNYLNGIGSEFPSTYTVQFANGRHLRYGENPHQKAAVYGTSGIAGQTALQGKEMSYNNYLDVHAAVSLCRELPSPGTVIVKHNNPCGVAVGATQLESYLKARDVDPVSAYGSVVAMNSPVGKDVAEEICSTFVEVLIAPSFTEEAREIMKKKENMRLLVLPPEVPADELRTIDGGVLVQRTPEYEEGWTVVSKRAPTEAEVAAMRFAWKIVKYAKSNAIVYSNATELVGIGVGQMNRVDSAKIAVMKAAEFGRTMKDTVVASDAFLPFPDTLEVAAAAGATALIQPGGSIRDAEVIARADELGVAMVFTGTRHFRH from the coding sequence ATGACTCTCGCACTCCTGTCGGTCTGGGACAAGACCGGCATCATTGATCTTGCCAAAGCCCTGGCAGCAAAAAATATCGGCATTCTCAGTTCCGGCGGAACCGCAAAGACTCTTCGTGACGCCGGAATCCCGGTTAAGGATGTCTCCGAGTACACCGGTTTTCCCGAGATGATGGACGGCCGCGTGAAGACGCTGCACCCGAAGGTGCACGGAGGTCTTCTCGGCCGCCGCGGAACGGACGATGCGGTCATGCAGGAGCATGGCATTGAAGGCATCGATATCCTCTGCGTCAATCTGTATCCGTTTGAGGAGATGTCAAAAAAGAATCTGCCGCTTGACGAACTGATCGAGTTTGTGGACATCGGCGGTCCGGCGATGATCCGCGCCGCGTCCAAGAACTTTAAGGATGTCGCCGTGGTGGTGGACCCAGACGACTACCCCATGGTGATTGATGCGGTCAACGGCGGAGGATTCACGTATGAGCAGAAGCTGAGTCTTGCCGCAAAGGCCTTTACCCGGACTGCGGCATATGATGCAGCAATCTCGAACTATCTCAATGGTATCGGTTCTGAGTTCCCGTCAACCTATACGGTGCAGTTTGCCAACGGCCGCCACCTCCGGTACGGCGAGAATCCGCATCAGAAAGCTGCGGTGTATGGAACGTCCGGTATTGCCGGTCAGACCGCTTTGCAGGGCAAGGAGATGTCCTACAACAATTATCTGGATGTGCATGCAGCTGTCAGTCTCTGCCGCGAGCTGCCGTCTCCGGGAACGGTTATTGTAAAGCACAACAATCCCTGCGGGGTTGCGGTGGGCGCGACCCAGCTTGAGTCGTATCTTAAGGCGCGGGATGTGGATCCGGTTTCTGCGTACGGTTCGGTTGTGGCAATGAACAGTCCGGTCGGAAAAGATGTTGCAGAGGAGATCTGTTCCACGTTTGTGGAGGTGCTGATTGCCCCGTCCTTTACCGAGGAGGCACGGGAGATTATGAAGAAGAAGGAGAACATGCGGCTTCTGGTTCTCCCGCCCGAGGTTCCGGCAGATGAGCTGCGGACGATCGACGGCGGGGTGCTGGTGCAGAGAACTCCGGAGTATGAGGAGGGCTGGACGGTTGTATCGAAGCGTGCACCGACCGAGGCGGAGGTTGCGGCGATGAGATTTGCCTGGAAGATTGTGAAGTATGCAAAGAGCAATGCGATTGTGTACTCGAATGCGACCGAGCTGGTGGGTATCGGCGTCGGTCAGATGAACCGGGTGGATTCTGCAAAGATTGCGGTGATGAAGGCGGCGGAGTTCGGCAGAACGATGAAGGATACGGTTGTGGCGTCGGATGCGTTCCTGCCGTTCCCGGATACGCTGGAGGTTGCAGCAGCTGCCGGAGCAACCGCCCTGATTCAGCCGGGAGGTTCGATCCGCGATGCCGAGGTTATTGCCCGTGCCGATGAACTGGGTGTTGCCATGGTCTTTACCGGCACCCGCCATTTCCGGCATTAA
- the uvrB gene encoding excinuclease ABC subunit UvrB — MSGTFELSSSFAPRGSQPEAIAELTAGVEDGEQYQTLLGVTGSGKTFTIANVIQNVQKPTLVLAHNKTLAAQLYNEFKEFFPNNHVEYFISYYDYYQPESYIAKKDQYIEKDAQINPKIEMMRLAATASLLSHRDTIIVASVSCIYGLGNPENFRNLGFELRCGQQISRREIMEKLLAILFERNDLELMPGRFRVKGDTIDIIPGYFNDIIRIEMFGDEIDRIAEVDKNTGKEKERLDYFYVYPARHFVTPESEMQRSLASIRAELDSVLAEGNLDDLSAHRLKQRTQYDLEMIEETGSCKGIENYSRHFDGRAAGEKPFCLLDYFPDDFLMVIDESHQSLPQVRGMYNGDHSRKVSLVEYGFRLPSAFDNRPLKFPEFEKYMHQVIFVSATPGEYELSHSDGVVEQIIRPTGLVDPVVEVRPIAGQTDDIIKEIHAVIERGDRALVTTLTKKLAEELTEYLAQQGIKTRYLHSEIQALERTELIRQLRLGLFDVLVGINLLREGLDIPEVGFIGILDADKEGFLRDSRSLIQIIGRAARNAESRVVLYADNITESMRVSMSETSRRREMQIAFNAEHGIVPKTIKKPVREKEVDIKDTKHLPKSEIPNLIIELEAEMKAAAGSLDFERAIELRDRIKGLRDGL; from the coding sequence ATGTCAGGAACGTTTGAACTCAGTTCCTCCTTTGCCCCGCGTGGTTCGCAGCCGGAGGCAATTGCCGAGCTGACGGCAGGAGTCGAAGACGGCGAACAGTATCAGACACTTCTGGGCGTGACCGGGTCGGGCAAGACCTTTACGATTGCAAATGTTATTCAAAACGTTCAGAAGCCGACGCTTGTTCTCGCCCACAATAAAACCCTGGCTGCCCAGCTTTACAATGAGTTCAAGGAGTTTTTCCCGAACAATCACGTGGAGTACTTCATCTCCTACTATGATTACTATCAGCCGGAGTCCTACATCGCCAAAAAGGATCAGTACATCGAAAAGGATGCCCAGATCAATCCGAAGATCGAGATGATGCGGCTTGCGGCAACGGCGTCGCTTCTCTCGCACCGCGACACCATCATCGTTGCCTCAGTTTCCTGTATCTATGGTCTCGGCAATCCGGAGAACTTCCGCAACCTCGGATTTGAACTGCGGTGCGGTCAGCAGATCTCCCGCCGTGAGATCATGGAAAAACTGCTTGCCATCCTCTTTGAAAGAAACGATCTTGAACTGATGCCGGGACGGTTCCGTGTCAAGGGCGATACCATCGACATTATTCCGGGATACTTCAACGATATCATCAGAATTGAGATGTTCGGAGATGAGATCGACCGCATTGCAGAGGTTGACAAAAACACCGGTAAAGAAAAGGAGCGGCTGGACTACTTCTACGTGTATCCGGCCCGCCACTTCGTTACGCCTGAGTCGGAGATGCAGCGGAGTCTTGCTTCAATTCGTGCCGAACTTGATTCCGTGCTCGCCGAGGGAAACCTCGACGACCTTTCCGCACACCGCTTAAAACAGCGGACACAGTATGATCTTGAGATGATTGAGGAGACCGGGTCCTGCAAGGGAATCGAAAACTATTCGCGTCACTTTGACGGCCGTGCCGCAGGGGAAAAACCGTTCTGTCTTCTGGACTACTTCCCCGATGATTTTCTCATGGTCATCGATGAAAGTCACCAGTCGCTGCCGCAGGTACGCGGCATGTACAACGGCGACCATTCCCGGAAGGTGTCCCTCGTTGAGTACGGGTTCCGGCTGCCGAGCGCGTTTGACAACCGGCCCCTGAAGTTCCCGGAGTTTGAGAAGTACATGCATCAGGTCATCTTCGTCTCGGCAACGCCGGGCGAGTACGAGCTATCCCACTCGGACGGTGTTGTGGAACAGATTATCCGGCCGACCGGTCTTGTGGATCCGGTTGTGGAGGTCAGACCAATTGCAGGACAGACGGACGACATCATCAAAGAGATTCATGCGGTGATTGAACGCGGTGACCGGGCGCTTGTTACCACCCTGACCAAGAAACTCGCCGAGGAGCTGACCGAGTATCTTGCACAGCAGGGAATTAAGACACGCTATCTCCATTCGGAGATTCAGGCACTGGAACGTACCGAGTTGATCCGCCAGCTGCGGCTTGGTCTGTTTGATGTACTGGTCGGGATCAATCTGCTGCGGGAAGGTCTTGACATCCCGGAGGTCGGGTTCATTGGTATTCTTGATGCCGACAAAGAGGGATTCCTCCGTGACTCCCGCAGTCTGATTCAGATCATCGGCCGTGCAGCACGGAACGCCGAGTCACGCGTTGTCCTCTACGCCGACAACATCACCGAGTCGATGCGGGTTTCAATGTCTGAGACTTCCCGCAGACGCGAGATGCAGATTGCGTTTAATGCGGAACACGGGATTGTCCCGAAGACGATCAAAAAACCGGTACGAGAGAAGGAAGTTGATATCAAAGATACCAAACATCTGCCAAAGTCGGAGATTCCAAACCTCATCATCGAGCTTGAGGCGGAGATGAAGGCGGCTGCCGGTTCACTGGATTTCGAGCGGGCAATTGAACTCCGGGACAGGATCAAGGGACTGCGGGACGGGTTGTGA
- the tpiA gene encoding triose-phosphate isomerase, with the protein MASPLILINFKSYREGAGNNAGQIGSAAEIVMQESGVTIGVAPQFTELHPFCRHYEIPVYAQHIDPVEGAFTGRIPAFTVRAAGCTGALINHSERRLSIADIEATVAAAKFHHLESVVCTNNVAVSAAAASFAPTYIAVEPPELIGSGISVAKADPEIIKGTVDAVQRINPDVKVLCGAGIQSGECVKTAVSLGADGVLLASSVVKAKDPEAVLRDLVSLL; encoded by the coding sequence ATGGCATCCCCACTTATCCTTATTAATTTCAAGTCGTACCGGGAAGGAGCAGGCAATAATGCGGGCCAGATCGGGTCTGCGGCAGAGATTGTGATGCAGGAGTCGGGCGTGACCATCGGTGTTGCCCCGCAGTTTACCGAGCTGCATCCGTTCTGCAGACATTATGAAATTCCGGTGTATGCACAGCACATCGATCCGGTTGAGGGCGCGTTTACCGGCCGCATCCCGGCGTTTACGGTCCGCGCCGCAGGATGCACGGGAGCGCTGATCAATCACTCGGAGCGCCGTCTGTCGATCGCGGATATTGAGGCGACGGTTGCTGCGGCAAAGTTCCATCATCTGGAGTCGGTGGTCTGTACAAATAATGTGGCAGTGTCTGCTGCCGCGGCTTCGTTTGCCCCGACCTATATCGCGGTTGAGCCGCCGGAACTGATCGGGTCCGGCATCTCGGTTGCAAAGGCAGATCCTGAAATTATCAAAGGAACGGTTGATGCGGTGCAGCGGATTAACCCGGATGTGAAAGTGCTGTGCGGTGCGGGGATTCAGTCCGGCGAGTGTGTGAAGACCGCGGTGTCGCTTGGCGCCGACGGTGTGCTTCTTGCGTCAAGTGTGGTGAAGGCAAAGGATCCCGAGGCGGTTCTGCGGGATCTTGTGTCTCTGCTCTGA
- a CDS encoding multiprotein bridging factor aMBF1: MQTEYCELCGAPLTKKGRLVQIEGAKPMKVCDKCAKLGTEVQAPRPASAGFGRPTIVRKGSAQVPAAAASRKRDMFDYMEGDIVEDFPKRIAAARQAKGFSQKDLAFVLKMQEGDIKKLERGEREPTEAERKKLEAELGIELLDTGGDADALQQGGVAATTLGDVLQVKRK, from the coding sequence ATGCAAACAGAATACTGTGAGTTATGTGGGGCACCTCTCACCAAAAAAGGAAGACTGGTGCAGATTGAAGGTGCCAAGCCGATGAAGGTTTGCGATAAATGTGCCAAACTCGGCACAGAGGTCCAGGCACCAAGACCTGCATCTGCGGGATTTGGCAGGCCGACGATTGTGCGCAAAGGATCTGCGCAGGTCCCGGCAGCCGCTGCATCACGCAAGCGGGATATGTTTGATTATATGGAAGGTGACATTGTTGAGGATTTCCCCAAGCGCATTGCGGCAGCGCGTCAGGCCAAGGGTTTTTCCCAGAAGGATCTTGCCTTTGTTCTGAAGATGCAGGAAGGAGATATTAAGAAACTGGAACGCGGCGAGCGGGAACCGACCGAGGCGGAGCGGAAGAAGCTGGAAGCAGAGCTTGGCATTGAGCTTCTGGATACCGGCGGAGATGCCGATGCGCTCCAACAGGGGGGCGTTGCGGCAACAACGCTCGGCGATGTTCTGCAGGTAAAACGGAAGTAA
- a CDS encoding proteasome-activating nucleotidase, translating into MSETPDIISPCAGEPNSVDTIGEKNPHPKENELAVLRKTNIALESRNFELREQVRQLRLQTAAAESQRDQYKREIKKLRDELNDYRSPPLVLGTIESVIDETHVVVRSTTGPQFLSRVSEHLDPKDIMPGTLCAMHLQSFSIVDILPPKYDSQVSAMEVMDTPDVTYDDIGGLEEQKQLLRESVELPLKSPRLFETVGIAPPKGVLMFGPPGTGKTLLAKAVAHHTKASFIHVVGSELVQKYIGEGARLVRELFQMARERSPAIIFIDEIDAIGAARGNDSYSPGDHEVSRTLMQLLAELDGFDNRGDVKVIGATNRPDILDKALLRPGRFDRIIEFPLPDEEGRRTILEIHTRKMNLRKTVSLAEIAGETEGMNGSELMAVCVEAGMNAIRKRRTMINSEDFAKALAAVKAGRTGIVVQQPDAMFS; encoded by the coding sequence ATGTCAGAAACACCGGACATCATCTCACCATGTGCCGGAGAACCAAATTCCGTCGACACAATCGGGGAGAAAAACCCGCACCCAAAGGAAAACGAACTTGCTGTTCTCCGCAAGACAAACATTGCTCTTGAGAGCAGAAACTTTGAACTTCGCGAGCAGGTACGGCAGCTCCGGCTCCAGACCGCGGCAGCAGAATCACAGCGTGATCAGTACAAGCGCGAGATAAAGAAACTGCGCGATGAACTCAACGACTACCGCAGCCCGCCACTGGTTCTCGGAACGATCGAGTCGGTTATTGATGAGACGCATGTCGTGGTCCGAAGTACCACCGGCCCGCAGTTCCTTTCCCGGGTCAGTGAACATCTGGATCCAAAAGATATCATGCCCGGCACGCTTTGTGCCATGCATCTGCAGTCCTTCAGCATCGTGGATATTCTGCCGCCGAAGTACGACAGTCAGGTATCCGCAATGGAAGTCATGGACACACCGGACGTTACCTATGACGACATCGGCGGTCTTGAGGAACAGAAGCAGCTGCTCCGTGAATCGGTGGAACTGCCGCTCAAGTCCCCGCGTCTGTTTGAGACGGTCGGTATTGCCCCGCCCAAAGGCGTTCTGATGTTCGGCCCGCCCGGGACCGGCAAGACGCTTCTTGCAAAAGCGGTTGCGCATCATACGAAAGCCTCGTTTATTCATGTGGTCGGGTCAGAACTCGTCCAGAAGTACATCGGCGAAGGCGCACGGCTGGTACGCGAGCTGTTCCAGATGGCCCGGGAACGCTCACCGGCCATTATCTTCATCGATGAGATCGATGCCATCGGTGCGGCACGCGGAAACGACAGTTATTCTCCCGGTGACCATGAGGTCAGCAGAACACTCATGCAGCTGCTTGCCGAGCTGGACGGATTTGACAACCGCGGTGATGTGAAGGTTATCGGTGCAACCAACCGTCCTGACATCCTTGACAAAGCCCTGCTCCGTCCCGGACGATTTGACCGTATCATTGAGTTCCCGCTGCCGGATGAGGAGGGACGAAGAACGATTCTTGAGATTCACACAAGAAAGATGAATCTCCGGAAGACCGTGTCACTTGCAGAGATTGCAGGGGAGACTGAAGGCATGAACGGTTCGGAACTTATGGCGGTCTGTGTGGAGGCGGGAATGAACGCTATCCGCAAACGGCGGACGATGATTAACTCCGAGGACTTTGCCAAAGCACTTGCCGCAGTAAAGGCCGGACGAACCGGGATTGTGGTCCAGCAGCCGGACGCAATGTTCTCCTAA
- a CDS encoding magnesium transporter — translation MRLAIVGRRVFSEYEEFLTGLFTLLISVSLSFIAGIYLGSVNEVLLLIPGLMVLVTPSINMRGAIAGILTSRLSSSMHLGAFEVRFSRGTDLGDNLRASILLTVIISVLLAVFGKIICVLTGTEVIGLVDMVIISVVSGTIAGLIVTMIGVVTSIVCYRRSWNLDMVGAPVVTTFGDMMTLPFLVVTAVLMMGAPMELKLVLGIVVLAMIVWAVVSMGRATETVRDVLREGVPLLAPLSLLGIVAGVLYTDGLESLIAAAAVLILMAPFMNGCGSIGGILTSRVATEMHMGLVDADLVPSRTVLWHFVENYVYALLILPLMGVVSHYAAAAIGITTPGLLPMVLLSVVAGVLVITVMNLLGYYTAVFSYRMGYDPDNFGVPVVTSSIDLVGATALLLVMMVVVG, via the coding sequence ATGAGATTGGCGATAGTTGGGCGCCGGGTGTTTTCGGAGTACGAGGAGTTTCTTACTGGCCTCTTCACGCTCTTAATTAGTGTCAGTTTATCGTTTATTGCGGGAATTTATCTGGGTTCGGTGAATGAGGTTCTTCTGCTGATCCCAGGCTTGATGGTGCTGGTTACCCCGTCGATTAATATGCGCGGAGCGATAGCGGGCATTCTGACGTCGCGGTTGTCGTCGTCAATGCATCTTGGTGCGTTTGAGGTGCGGTTTTCGCGCGGGACGGATCTGGGGGATAACCTGCGTGCGTCGATTCTGCTGACGGTGATTATTTCGGTGCTTCTTGCGGTGTTCGGGAAGATCATCTGCGTTCTTACGGGGACGGAGGTTATCGGTCTTGTTGACATGGTGATCATTTCAGTTGTTTCCGGAACAATTGCGGGTCTGATTGTGACGATGATTGGTGTTGTGACGTCGATTGTGTGCTACCGCCGGAGCTGGAATCTGGATATGGTGGGTGCACCGGTGGTTACGACGTTCGGGGATATGATGACGCTGCCGTTTCTGGTGGTTACGGCGGTTCTGATGATGGGGGCGCCTATGGAGCTGAAGCTGGTTCTGGGTATTGTTGTGCTGGCGATGATTGTGTGGGCGGTTGTTTCGATGGGCCGGGCGACTGAGACAGTGCGGGATGTGCTGCGGGAGGGTGTGCCGTTGCTTGCGCCGCTGTCGCTTCTGGGGATTGTTGCGGGTGTGCTGTATACGGATGGTCTGGAGAGCCTGATTGCTGCGGCGGCAGTTCTGATTCTGATGGCGCCGTTTATGAACGGGTGCGGGTCAATTGGGGGTATTCTGACGTCACGGGTTGCAACGGAGATGCACATGGGTCTGGTGGATGCGGACTTAGTGCCGTCCCGGACGGTGCTGTGGCATTTTGTGGAGAATTATGTGTATGCTCTGTTGATTCTGCCGCTGATGGGGGTGGTGTCGCATTATGCTGCTGCTGCTATCGGGATTACGACGCCGGGTCTTCTGCCGATGGTGCTGCTGTCGGTTGTTGCGGGGGTGCTGGTGATTACGGTGATGAATCTCTTGGGGTATTATACGGCGGTGTTCAGTTACCGGATGGGGTATGATCCGGATAATTTCGGGGTGCCGGTGGTGACGAGTTCGATTGATCTGGTGGGGGCGACGGCACTGCTGCTGGTGATGATGGTGGTGGTGGGGTGA